In a genomic window of Chaetodon auriga isolate fChaAug3 chromosome 1, fChaAug3.hap1, whole genome shotgun sequence:
- the LOC143325861 gene encoding stereocilin, with protein MRQDGWSGNASLEDSEDDPGSMQSLLLQALSRSGGGERGGHLAQKNLALVQSLDGLRRGLLHRVGNSVYGNLRKKVSRVTMALLDDVSSLVDVPQPNAQGRCSVGDLRQLILWGIRHNVTWNTQALGVRSQGLPSSLPFLSCPSTEGDERRSQLPPAHLSPKTAPSSPTVSKQKHLHKLSNAPQRSQFNQPQTGRTRVSNDQQKEMEYSTSIEILEAACNESIPGLTGVSNFTVFLYCKLFEGENGSVEPAVTQMGLDLHATCSDAAWYLSAAEEDFLWVHVCSEFFVHEFNNTVCANSSFWLQRAHQATATKEYHFFNQTTIDDLCVQLSGEAIGSPGLDDNCLAQLGSRLLSAQAFRHCFLPNNSVLISAVCGRESPDSLRSLPEGSWAAAYCSKIQNFSHVDTTEDTCQYRDWAVHHFTNSTLLELCMQTHGLREYICLNITLYNQLIRSMPQFTDFCDDLQAELEGRKCLLQRFFDMLPAPYEFDTSQLCVDPAPLLVEVVHKLSVCEVEGGEREGFLVMLGYVLRVLDFMVGLSSGLDEGEVEARQGLGQAILLSSLLDNSSWATLQPEASMSVLHTVGVFLRREQNATLKEDLLSCFSPVLWDLIQRDDNSSALRVLLQEYLQMPRDSIRTLVMSAEKDAVKRFLSHMHQSWDQLQVETGQASQKELQAMETMTAAFIHKFPRVTPELFVDLSQFIPFMSVSDIMSFPASLIVNDSVLTAIRDHSSGMKSLQKKAFVKRLLQSSVVGDVPTWPPYFLSSILPLLPYLPVSHFQQLTSQQLTPLAEFLGNGSLDGVRGRHVLRTLFSKKKNLTSDNILRLGVLACYLDPVDLRSFIQDSAVSLALWQQLAQCMSKGFISDSGRLSSWLIPAVQNLNVSSMASPELSALSGLLPQLGASFLLSLPSQEILEILSQPGIHKYSPAQAFQMLSKISKDTTLTMEKLCRLKPLHPGLSPAVLRDLQWPEISEAAHCQCWKMLLTELKPGHRAMLYNAMQEALHRDMQNITQQANCLSPFIPLRKLAETLNGEAILRDISLHRDILWSPQQAQLLFKTISEFKNISSMMARSLGHIASGMSCDFLRLWSNDTDFAELLQFVSELPGGMRPALRKCMIEELRKQPELDLSALSSGFAATLPVTMIEDLSNVSLRAVMVHIQAHFDDFLRLPHYKQTNLAEKAATELGSSQAEGEIDGATLDVLGPLLPFLDRDSLALVDRGALALRLEEMQSFCLPKEVLRDIAALLTQKDLLGEPSKWQVEDVEHLGRLVFSLSTKQINSIPLMVLNKDTVEQVLVGQSHWEDSVVGGVCVTQCMDQHRQREQTQSLIRGIVRARSRRAKVPVPSCADIRGTFPSAWTSTQLSRMSQEDLEQCVEVFAQDASMSSEQRRALWVKLRQSFSPVRELRADQVLALGSVVTEMGERELYDTSLTDLGVLAHLGTLTGWSPKKMRAVISGVMRRRKLKVEQLTAVDLATFGHLICGLYPSEMKRLSPYELSMAVPFLREASLPCTEQQMETLTSCLSRPEAFGPVSSWGPEVFTEIGTLAVGLEDMVLSALVQEQVEGITPEAIALMTPKKMAVVFSGVQLSWLSAEQAWAVTEEQWAELDTEQRHAVSLARYEGDVLLELRGRNWAPAALNADGSTVRSLALCFLLWQLI; from the exons ATGAGGCAGGATGGGTGGTCTGGGAATGCATCTCTGGAGGACTCAGAGGACGATCCAGGCTCCATGCAAAGCTTACTGCTGCAGGCGTTATCACGTTCAGGTGGAGGAGAGCGAGGTGGCCACTTGGCACAGAAAAATCTAGCTCTCGTGCAGAGTTTGGATGGGCTGAGGAGGGGCCTCCTGCACAGGGTGGGTAACTCTGTCTACGGTAACCTGAGGAAAAAAGTGTCACGAGTTACAATGGCACTTCTTGATGATGTCAGCAGCCTGGTGGACGTGCCACAGCCCAACGCTCAGGGCCGGTGCTCAGTTG GTGACCTGAGACAGCTGATCTTATG GGGAATAAGACACAACGTGACGTGGAACACTCAGGCTTTGGGCGTTAGGTCTCAGGGCCTCCCAAGCTCACTCCCATTCCTGTCCTGCCCCTCCACTGAAGGAGATGAACGGAGATCACAGCTACCACCAGCCCACTTATCTCCAAAAACAGCCCCTTCTTCACCGACAGtctccaaacaaaaacaccttcaCAAACTCTCTAATGCACCTCAGCGTTCCCAGTTCAACCAGCCACAAACAGGGAGAACGAGAGTGAGCAACGACCAGCAGAAAGAGATGGAGTACTCCACCTCTATAGAAATCCTGGAGGCGGCGTGTAATGAGTCCATCCCAGGCTTGACAGGTGTCTCCAACTTCACTGTGTTCCTCTACTGTAAACTGTTCGAAGGGGAGAACGGGTCAGTGGAACCTGCAGTGACCCAGATGGGACTCGACCTGCACGCCACCTGCTCGGATGCAGCTTGGTACttgtctgctgctgaggaggactTCCTTTGGGTTCATGTCTGCAGTGAGTTCTTTGTCCATGAATTCAACAACACCGTGTGTGCCAACTCCTCTTTCTGGCTGCAGAGAGCACATCAG GCCACAGCGACAAAAGAATACCATTTTTTTAACCAGACGACTATAGATGacctgtgtgtgcagctgtcagGTGAGGCGATAGGAAGTCCAGGACTTGATGACAACTGTCTGGCCCAGTTGGGCAGCAGGTTGCTCAGTGCTCAGGCTTTCAGACACTGCTTCCTACCCAACAACTCCGTCCTAATCTCAGCTGTGTGCGGCAGAGAGTCCCCTGATTCACTGAGGTCCTTGCCAGAGGGAAGCTGGGCTGCAGCATACTGCTCCAAAATACAAAACTTCTCCCATGTTGACACCACTGAGGACACTTGTCAGTACAGGGATTGGGCTGtgcatcatttcacaaactccACCCTCCTGGAACTCTGTATGCAGACACATGGATTGAGAGAGTACATTTGTCTAaacatcacactgtacaatcaGCTCATCAGATCAATGCCACAGTTCACTGATTTCTGTGATGATCtgcaggcagagctggaggGTAGGAAGTGCCTCCTGCAGAGGTTTTTTGACATGCTCCCAGCACCGTATGAGTTTGACACATCGCAGCTGTGTGTGGATCCGGCTCCACTGCTGGTGGAAGTTGTGCAcaagctcagtgtgtgtgaggttgagGGAGGGGAGCGTGAAGGGTTTTTAGTGATGCTGGGATATGTGTTGCGAGTCCTGGACTTCATGGTGGGCCTCTCTTCGGGTCTGGACGAAGGGGAAGTAGAGGCCAGGCAAGGTTTGGGTCAGGCCATTCTCCTGTCCAGTCTCCTGGACAACAGCTCCTGGGCCACACTGCAGCCAGAGGCCTCCATGAGTGTCCTTCACACTGTGGGAGTCTTCCTCCGCAGGGAGCAGAACGCCACTCTCAAAGAGGACCTGCTGAGCTGCTTCAGT CCTGTCTTGTGGGACCTCATCCAGCGGGACGACAACTCATCTGCTCTCAGGGTTCTGCTGCAG GAGTACCTCCAGATGCCAAGAGACAGCATTCGCACTCTTGTGATGTCTGCTGAGAAAGATGCTGTTAAGAGATTTCTCTCCCATATGCATCAGAGTTGGGACCAGCTACAAGTAGAAACAGGCCAG gcCTCTCAAAAAGAGCTGCAGGCCATGGAAACAATGACCGCTGCTTTCATCCATAAGTTCCCCCGAGTGACCCCAGAGCTGTTTGTGGACCTGTCTCAGTTCATTCCCTTCATGTCGGTCTCTGACATCATGAGCTTTCCAGCCTCTCTCATAGTCAACGACAGCGT GTTGACAGCCATTCGTGACCACAGCTCAGGCATGAAGTCGCTGCAGAAAAAGGCCTTTGTAAAAAGACTCTTGCAGTCGAGCGTGGTGGGTGATGTCCCTACGTGGCCACCATACTTCCTCAGTTCCATCCTCCCACTTCTGCCTTATCTCCCAGTCAGTCATTTTCAGCAACTGACATCACAGCAG CTCACACCTCTGGCAGAGTTTCTAGGCAACGGCAGTCTGGATGGTGTCAGGGGGCGCCATGTGCTTCGGACCCTCTTCAGCAAGAAGAAGAATCTGACCAGTGATAACATACTGAG GTTAGGAGTCCTTGCATGTTACCTGGATCCCGTGGACCTGCGTTCATTTATTCAGGACTCAGCTGTGTCTTTGGCTCTCTGGCAGCAGCTGGCTCAGTGCATGTCCAAAGGGTTCATAAGTGACAGCGGCAGG CTGTCCTCTTGGTTGATACCAGCCGTTCAGAACCTGAACGTTAGCAGCATGGCGTCCCCAGAGCTGTCTGCCCTCAGTGGCCTCTTGCCTCAGTTAGGAGCTTCCTTCCTGTTGTCACTCCCCTCACAAGAGATCCTGGAAATCCTCTCGCAACCAGGAATACACAAATATTCCCCAGCACAG GCTTTTCAGATGTTGTCCAAGATTTCAAAGGACACCACT CTCACCATGGAAAAACTGTGCAGACTGAAGCCGTTACACCCTGGTCTCTCCCCTGCTGTGCTCAGAGACCTCCAGTGGCCTGAGATCAGTGAAGCTGCCCACTGTCAGTGCTGGAAAATGCTGCTAACTGAGCTTAAGCCTGGCCACAGAGCCATGCTCTACAATGCAATGCAGGAG GCTCTACACAGAGACATGCAGAACATCACTCAGCAGGCTAACTGTCTATCACCATTCATCCCTCTGAGGAAGCTGGCAGAAACCTTAAATGGAGAAGCAATCCTGAGAGATATCAGCCTGCACAGAGACATACTCTGGTCGCCGCAGCAG GCTCAGCTTTTGTTCAAAACGATCAGCGAATTTAAAAACATAAGCAGCATGATGGCGAG AAGTTTGGGTCATATTGCCAGTGGAATGAGTTGTGACTTTTTGAGGCTTTGGAGCAATGATACAGATTTTGcagagctgcttcagtttgTTAGTGAGCTGCCTGGAGGCATGAGACCCGCTCTG CGAAAATGTATGATAGAGGAACTGAGGAAACAACCTGAACTCGACCTCAGTGCTTTGAGCTCTGGCTTTGCTGCAACGTTACC tGTGACGATGATAGAGGACCTCTCTAATGTATCCCTCCGAGCCGTTATGGTCCACATTCAAGCACACTTTGATGATTTCCTCAGGCTGCCACACTACAAGCAAACAAATTTAGCGGAGAAAGCAGCAACTGAGCTG GGCTCCTCTCAGGCTGAGGGGGAGATTGATGGTGCCACTCTGGATGTCCTGGGACCTTTACTGCCTTTCTTGGACCGGGACAGTTTGGCTCTGGTGGACAGAGGAGCGCTGGCTCTGCGGCTGGAGGAGATGCAGAGTTTCTGCCTTCCAAAAGAGGTTCTGAGAGACATCGCTGCCCTGCTCACTCAGAAAGACTTGCTCGG GGAGCCATCCAAATGGCAAGTTGAGGATGTGGAACATTTGGGCAGACTCGTGTTCTCCCTCTCAACAAAACAGATTAACTCCATCCCGCTG ATGGTGTTGAATAAAGACACAGTGGAACAGGTCCTGGTGGGTCAGAGTCACTGGGAAGACAGTGTGGTGGGTGGGGTCTGTGTGACTCAGTGTATGGACCAACATCGTCAGAGGGAGCAGACTCAGAGTCTCATTCGAGGGATAGTCAGAGCGCGGAGCAGGAGGGCAAAAG TGCCAGTTCCAAGCTGTGCAGACATCAGAGGGACCTTTCCTTCAGCTTGGACATCCACCCAGCTCAGCCGAATGTCACAGGAGGATCTGGAACAGTGTGTTGAAGTTTTTGCTCAGGACGCTTCAATGAGCTCTGAGCAGCGTCGGGCATTGTGGGTGAAACTCCGGCAG TCCTTCAGTCCGGTGAGAGAGCTGAGAGCGGACCAGGTGCTGGCTCTGGGCTCAGTGGTGACtgagatgggagagagagagctttatGACACCAGTCTCACTGATCTGGGTGTGCTGGCACATCTGGGCACACTGACAGGCTGGAGCCCTAAAAAG atgagAGCAGTGATTTCAGGTGTGATGCGGAGGCGCAAGCTCAAAGTGGAGCAGTTAACTGCCGTTGATCTGGCAACATTTGGCCATCTGATCTGTGGTCTGTATCCCTCAGAGATGAAAAGACTGAGCCCATATGAACTCAG TATGGCTGTCCCGTTTCTGCGGGAGGCGTCCCTGCCTTGTACGGAACAGCAGATGGAGACACTGACAAGCTGTTTGTCCAGACCTGAGGCCTTTGGTCCAGTCAGCAGTTGGGGACCAGAAGTTTTCACTGAAATTGGGACATTGGCAG TGGGTCTGGAGGATATGGTGCTGTCAGCTCTGGTACAAGAACAAGTGGAGGGAATCACCCCTGAGGCCATCGCCCTGATGACACCAAAAAAGATGGCA GTGGTGTTCAGTGGCGTTCAGTTGTCGTGGCTGAGTGCGGAGCAGGCGTGggctgtcacagaggagcagtgggcagAGCTGGACACCGAGCAGAGACACGCTGTCAGCCTCGCTCGATACGAAGGAGAcgtgctgctggagctgagag GGAGAAACTGGGCTCCAGCGGCCCTGAACGCAGACGGCTCCACTGTGCGCTCGCTGGCTCTGTGCTTCTTGTTATGGCAACTAATTTAA